A genome region from Acinetobacter lwoffii includes the following:
- a CDS encoding polyprenyl synthetase family protein, with amino-acid sequence MSSITDVSTHALTQAQHRIQQDLLTALEAFAIPEPLRSAVHHAVMLGGKRVRPALCYATAALKPNQNSAAVRRAAVAIEFIHCYSLAHDDLPCMDNDLLRRGQPTCHVAYGEDTALLAGDILQSMAFEILGSRLFDQGPAVEASIVLKQMQILATASSKMVNGQVLDLQSEGKKIDQQALENIHRNKTGALISAAIMMAAVTIFEGTDLAIPKLREFGQAIGLAFQVQDDILDIISDTEVLGKTAGKDEQVEKSTYPALMGLEQAKAYAQQLHDQAINALNHFEGQAEELMQITQFLLTRKS; translated from the coding sequence GTGTCATCTATCACTGACGTATCAACCCATGCACTCACTCAAGCACAACACCGCATTCAACAGGATTTATTGACCGCTCTGGAAGCCTTTGCCATTCCGGAACCTTTAAGGTCGGCAGTCCATCATGCTGTGATGCTTGGCGGTAAACGAGTACGTCCAGCGCTATGCTATGCCACCGCCGCATTAAAACCCAACCAGAATAGTGCTGCAGTGCGCCGTGCAGCGGTTGCGATCGAGTTTATTCACTGCTATTCACTGGCCCATGATGATCTGCCGTGTATGGACAATGATTTGTTGCGCCGTGGCCAGCCAACCTGTCATGTGGCTTATGGAGAAGATACAGCACTTTTGGCAGGTGATATCCTGCAGTCTATGGCTTTTGAAATTCTGGGTAGCCGTCTGTTTGATCAGGGGCCAGCGGTAGAAGCTTCCATTGTACTGAAGCAGATGCAGATTCTGGCAACCGCTTCTTCGAAAATGGTGAATGGCCAAGTTTTAGATTTGCAGTCTGAAGGCAAAAAAATCGATCAGCAAGCACTGGAAAATATTCATCGCAATAAAACCGGTGCTTTGATTAGTGCCGCGATCATGATGGCGGCGGTGACTATTTTTGAGGGTACCGATCTGGCCATTCCTAAATTACGTGAGTTTGGACAGGCGATTGGTCTGGCCTTTCAGGTACAGGATGATATTCTGGATATTATTTCCGATACCGAAGTCTTGGGTAAAACTGCAGGTAAAGATGAACAGGTCGAAAAATCGACCTATCCGGCATTGATGGGTCTAGAGCAGGCCAAAGCCTATGCCCAGCAATTACATGATCAGGCGATCAATGCCTTGAACCATTTTGAAGGTCAGGCGGAAGAGTTGATGCAAATTACCCAGTTCCTGCTCACGCGCAAAAGCTGA
- the prpF gene encoding 2-methylaconitate cis-trans isomerase PrpF, with protein sequence MSFAAQIKIPATYMRGGTSKGVFFKLDDLPAQAQQPGRIRDQLLLRVIGSPDPYGKQIDGMGGASSSTSKTVILSKSLHADHDVDYLFGQVSIDHPFVDWSGNCGNLTAAVGAFAISNGLVDAERIPENGLCTVRIWQANIQKTIIAHVPMQNGQVQELGDFELDGVTFPAAEVQIEFLDPADDDAEGGSMFPTGNLVDTLEVPNIGSFEVTMINAGIPTVFLNAGDLGYKGTELQDHINNDVAALTKFETIRAYAAKQMGLIQDIAEAVTRQHTPKIAFVAPPSSYTSSSGKTVTESDTDILVRALSMGKLHHAMMGTAAVAIGTAAAIPGTLVNRVAGGVEREAVRFGHPSGTLRVGAQASFENGEWKVTKAIMSRSARVLMEGWVRVPEDVLV encoded by the coding sequence ATGAGTTTTGCCGCCCAAATCAAGATTCCTGCAACCTATATGCGTGGAGGCACCAGTAAAGGTGTTTTCTTTAAGCTGGATGACTTGCCTGCACAGGCACAACAGCCTGGCCGGATTCGTGACCAGCTTTTGCTACGCGTGATTGGTAGCCCAGATCCATATGGGAAACAGATCGACGGTATGGGTGGTGCCAGTTCCAGTACTAGTAAAACGGTCATTCTGTCAAAAAGCCTGCACGCTGATCATGATGTCGATTATTTATTTGGTCAGGTGTCAATTGACCATCCTTTTGTAGACTGGAGCGGTAACTGCGGCAATCTGACCGCGGCAGTGGGAGCATTTGCCATTTCCAATGGTCTGGTCGATGCCGAACGTATTCCTGAAAATGGGCTGTGCACGGTACGGATCTGGCAGGCAAATATTCAGAAAACCATTATCGCGCATGTGCCGATGCAAAATGGTCAAGTGCAGGAGCTGGGTGATTTCGAACTGGATGGCGTAACTTTTCCTGCAGCCGAAGTGCAGATTGAATTTCTGGACCCTGCCGATGATGATGCAGAAGGCGGTTCCATGTTTCCAACAGGTAATCTGGTCGATACTTTGGAAGTTCCCAATATTGGCAGTTTCGAAGTGACCATGATTAATGCCGGCATTCCGACGGTATTTTTGAATGCTGGAGATCTCGGTTATAAGGGTACCGAGCTTCAGGATCATATCAATAATGACGTGGCAGCCCTGACAAAATTTGAAACGATTCGTGCTTATGCTGCGAAGCAGATGGGACTGATTCAGGATATTGCCGAAGCCGTAACCCGACAACACACTCCAAAAATTGCCTTTGTTGCACCACCGAGTAGCTATACCTCTTCAAGTGGCAAGACCGTCACTGAATCGGATACCGATATTCTGGTTCGGGCCTTGTCTATGGGTAAACTCCATCATGCCATGATGGGCACGGCTGCGGTGGCTATTGGTACGGCAGCTGCTATTCCCGGAACATTGGTGAACCGGGTCGCAGGTGGGGTAGAGCGTGAAGCGGTGCGTTTCGGTCATCCTTCCGGGACTTTGAGAGTGGGTGCACAAGCAAGTTTTGAAAATGGTGAGTGGAAAGTGACGAAAGCGATTATGAGCCGTAGTGCCCGCGTGTTGATGGAAGGCTGGGTGCGCGTACCAGAAGATGTTCTCGTTTAA